The following coding sequences lie in one Gemmatimonadota bacterium genomic window:
- a CDS encoding PadR family transcriptional regulator gives MTHSEDPSLRTHFLRGALELLVLQALRAGPRHGYGILEWLEERLGPDLPIEEGTLYPALHRMKQRGWLQAEWGVSETNRRARYYTLAKAGRERLEHESAQWSSYARTVMGALETEA, from the coding sequence ATGACCCATTCTGAAGATCCCAGCCTGCGCACGCATTTCCTGCGTGGTGCGCTCGAACTGCTGGTCCTGCAGGCCCTGAGGGCCGGTCCCCGCCACGGCTACGGCATCCTGGAGTGGCTGGAAGAGCGGCTGGGGCCGGATCTCCCCATCGAGGAGGGCACGCTCTACCCGGCGCTGCACCGCATGAAGCAGCGCGGATGGCTGCAGGCCGAATGGGGCGTCTCCGAGACCAACCGCAGAGCACGCTACTACACGCTGGCCAAAGCGGGGCGCGAGCGGCTGGAGCACGAGAGTGCGCAGTGGAGCAGCTACGCCCGGACCGTCATGGGCGCACTGGAGACCGAAGCGTGA